GGGGACAACAAAAAAAGGCCGCCCGGAGGCGGCCACGTGAAAGGATGGTGCTGGTGTTTCAGGATGCCAGATGGAACTGGCCGATGAGCTGCTGAAGTTCGTCCGAGAGGTTGGACAGCTGCCGGGCTGCGGCCGCCGTTTCCTGTGCTCCCCTTGCCGTATCATGTACCACGTCGGTAATCTGCTGGATGTTGCCGCTGATCTCGGTTGTCGTGGCGGTCTGCTGTTCGGCTGCCGTGGCAATCTGGTTTACCTGCATGGTGACGGTGCCTACCTGCTCGAGGATTTCCTCCAGCGCCTTCCCCGACTCCGAGGCTTCGGCGGTTCCGCGCTCGACCTCCTGTACCCCCTGTTCCATGATGGCGACTGCGCCCTTCGTTTCATGCTGGATGGCCTTGATCATTGTGCCGATTTCCTTGGTCGCCTTGGTGGTCCGTTCCGCCAGGGCTCGAACCTCGTCGGCAACTACCGCAAATCCTCGGCCCTGCTCACCGGCCCGGGCCGCTTCGATGGCGGCGTTCAGGGCCAGGAGGTTGGTCTGGTCTGCTATGTCTTCGATGGTGCCGATAATCTCGCCGATCTGGTCGCTGCGGGTGCCGAGGCTCTCCACCGTTTTTGCAGTCTCGCGGACCCGGTCTGCAATGCGTGCCATCTCCTCGACTGTATGACGGATAACCTCCGACCCCCTGCCCGCCGTCTCGCTGGCGCGATGAGCTTCGTCAGCTGCCGTGGAGCAGTTCTGGGCGATTTCCGTAGAGGTTGCGGCCATCTCTTCGCTGGCGGTGGCAACGGTGCCGGACTGTGCGGCAACTTCTTCGGCCCCGGTTGCCATCTGCTCGGCGTTGGCGGTGAGTTGCCCCGCGGCTGCCGCCACTTGGCTGGCGTTCTCCGCCACTCCGGAGATCAGGCGGTTGAGGCGGCCGGCCATGGTGTTCACGGCTTCGGCCAACTGCCCGGTTTCGTCCTTCTGATTCATTTCAAGGTGATTGGACAGGTCTCCCTGGGCAATGGCCTTGGCGAATTCGACCACTTTCAGGAGGGGAGCCGTAAGCTGGCGCGCCATGAACAGGCCCAATAGTATGGCGATAACCATCCCGGCAACGGCGAAGGCCGACATCTGAATGATTGCGCTACGGGCAGTGGAGGCGTTCATTTCGTTGCGCTGTTCGGCACCCTCGATCTTCAAATCGAAGATTTTCTTGATGGCGTCATCAATCTTCTTCTCGTAGGAGAGGCATTGGGTTCGCATGATGTCCAGGGCTGTCTCCCGGTCGCCGTCAAGGGTTGCCGTGATCATCTCTTCGCGCACGGGGCCGTACTCTTTTATCAAGGTGCGCAGTGTCGCGAACTGTTTTTTCGCCTCCGCCGATTCCAGGGTCTGTTCCAATTCCGTCAACTGTTCGTCGATTTCGCCGTAAAGCTTCGTGATGGTTTTCGCGTTGGCTTCGGCCCGCTGGGGATTGTCGTCGAGGACCATGCCCCGGAGGTTCACCCGAGCCTTTTGGAAGTTGATGGCAAGCAGGCCGAAAGTCCCAAGCGGCTCGGTGTTGTAGGTGAACATTTCCTCAGCTTCATTTGCCAGCATGTTGATCTTCGACGTCCCGATGAGCCCCACGACTCCTGCTATCAAGGCCACCAGAACAAAGCCGGACACCAGTTTCACACTGAGACGAGCATTCCGAAGAAATTTCATGATGCAGACTCCTTGGGTGATGATGGTTAGAGCAAACCTACATGTTGCCCTATGCATACTATCGGCCGAAATGGAGTAAAGTTTAGAAAAAATTTAAGGATGGATTCCGGGCAAATTTTTTGTAGCCCGCAATTGTTTAGTAATTACAAATTAACGAATTACCGAGACTTCTTTGTCCTGATAGGGACGTGTTAATGCAAATAGGGAGAATTGTTAATTTGCCGGTGAGATGCGGATGGGCTCAAAAGTGGTATGATTCCGAGGGGTAAGCGTTGCTGTTGCCGAATGTTGAGGGGCACGGCATGCCGAAAGATATGTAGATGGTGTTAATGAAAGAGATGAGGTCGGCCGAAGGCTCGCGGCGTCCGAGAACGAGGGTGCAGGGACGAAAATGATCGAATCCCGCCATCCGGTGAGCATAGAGAGAGTGTTTGTCCAGTTCGTTGGCAACCAGACCGGTGGAGGCGAAGGTAATTCCCTTGCCGGCAAGCACTTCCCGGAGGATGAACTGGAGGTCGTCAAAATAAACTATGTCGTTGAATTCGGTGATGGAATGGCCCAGCAGGGAAAGATTCTTGTCCAGGAAACGTCTGGCGCACCCACTCTCGTTCTTCAGGTATAGGCGTTTGCCGAACATCTCGCCGATGGTGGGTGGGGGTGAAGGAGGAGTGAGTTCGGGAGTGCTTATGAAAACCATCTCATCGTCGGGGAGCGGGTAGCTTCTGTGGCCCGTAAGGTCGAGATCGTCGCAGTGCTCAATGAGAGCCAGGTCGAACTGGCCGTTCTCGATCCCCTCGAGGGCCTGCTCCGGCATATTGAAAACGAAGTTCAGGCCGGTGTTGCCGGCGTTGATGCCCATGAATGCGGAGAGTATGGCGGGGAGTCGGCCGATGCCGAAGGACGGGGTGCAGCAGAGGGATATGCGCTGCTTACATTCTTTGTCACTCAGCTTGTCAATGATTTGGCTTTCAAGATTGATGATCTGTTGTGCCTTGGCAAGGACGAACCGGCCATCCTCGGTGGGGGTGACGGTATTTCCCGCACGGATGAGGAGCGGTTTGCCGACATGGTCCTCAAGCTGCTTGATGCGGCGCGAGACCGCGGATTGCGTGACGCAGAGCACGGCCGCAGCCTTGGAGATATTGCCTAGAGCCGCGACCTTGAGCAGAGTCTTGAGGAGCGTTATATCCATTGTTCACCCTGTTCGTATGCCTATGCCTGAAATTCATGACGGCTATGCAGAAAAAGCAACGACACTATACCAAGAGACTCCGCCGAAAACAAGTGATTGGGAAAATGCGAAACAAAACAGGGGGTTTTGTCGCAATGCGTAAACCGCATACGTTATGTGGCATTCCTATTGCTTTAATAACCCTCTTGTAGATGCATTGTCGTCCGGGCACACATGTGCACCGGTGGTCCATTCATTTCTCACATGAAGGAGGTAGTATGGTGAACCAGGCATGGAAAAAAGGACGTATCCTGCTGGCCAGTATGATCGGCGTGCTAGCGCTGACGATGCTGACGTTGTGGGGCTGCGGTGGCGGCGGGGGGAGCAGTTATGACAATCCGGCTTCCTCGGCGGTAACGACGAAAACAGCCAGTGCATTGATTGATGCTGAGACCTTGAAAGGTTGGGTTGATGCCGGGTTGGTGAACAAGGCTCTCGGGAGCTATGACCGGGTGGTGATTCTCGACATTTCTGCCGACGCGACTGATAACAGGGGTACAGTTGAGACTACCGATGATGTCAAGTACAACCTGTACAACACCGTCGGCCATATCCCTGGGGCACAACTCATATCTGCCGGTTCCAATGCGTTCAAGGCAGAGCGTGCAGAGGGTCCGCTGAATAAGAATGGTGAAATGGTCTGCACCGGTGAAACTATTGATGCCCTGATTCAGAACGCCGGGATTGACGGGAATACTACGATCGTCCTGACCAGCAATGCCGCCAGCGCCACTGGCGCAATCAACGTTGCCCGGGCCTATACCACGTTCCGCTACTGGGGCTTCCCTAAAAACCGTCTTAAGGTTCTTAATGGCGGCAACGCCGCATGGGATGCTGCTTACGATCTTACTATGGTTGTGCCGACCATTAAGAAATCAACCTACGGCGTGGCCCAGAACGGGACCACTAACATTAACACCGATGTTCGCGTGTCGCTCAGTGAAATGATTCAGTATGTCAAAGGTATCGCTGCCGGTAATGCGGACAAGGTTACCATCATCGATACGGTTCGCGGGTCAGCTACGGTTCTCAATGCTACAGTTTCCGGACCTACATCAGACCTTCTTGATTCTACTAAGTTCACCCCCGTCGATGGCGCCGTTAAGGGGTCTTTCAGCTATTTCGCCCCCAGGATGCTGACAAGCGGCATGTATTTCAAGGATGCTGCTCAAATTAGAGCGGATCTTGTCGCAGCGT
The nucleotide sequence above comes from Geobacter benzoatilyticus. Encoded proteins:
- a CDS encoding LysR family transcriptional regulator, translating into MDITLLKTLLKVAALGNISKAAAVLCVTQSAVSRRIKQLEDHVGKPLLIRAGNTVTPTEDGRFVLAKAQQIINLESQIIDKLSDKECKQRISLCCTPSFGIGRLPAILSAFMGINAGNTGLNFVFNMPEQALEGIENGQFDLALIEHCDDLDLTGHRSYPLPDDEMVFISTPELTPPSPPPTIGEMFGKRLYLKNESGCARRFLDKNLSLLGHSITEFNDIVYFDDLQFILREVLAGKGITFASTGLVANELDKHSLYAHRMAGFDHFRPCTLVLGRREPSADLISFINTIYISFGMPCPSTFGNSNAYPSESYHF
- a CDS encoding methyl-accepting chemotaxis protein; the protein is MKFLRNARLSVKLVSGFVLVALIAGVVGLIGTSKINMLANEAEEMFTYNTEPLGTFGLLAINFQKARVNLRGMVLDDNPQRAEANAKTITKLYGEIDEQLTELEQTLESAEAKKQFATLRTLIKEYGPVREEMITATLDGDRETALDIMRTQCLSYEKKIDDAIKKIFDLKIEGAEQRNEMNASTARSAIIQMSAFAVAGMVIAILLGLFMARQLTAPLLKVVEFAKAIAQGDLSNHLEMNQKDETGQLAEAVNTMAGRLNRLISGVAENASQVAAAAGQLTANAEQMATGAEEVAAQSGTVATASEEMAATSTEIAQNCSTAADEAHRASETAGRGSEVIRHTVEEMARIADRVRETAKTVESLGTRSDQIGEIIGTIEDIADQTNLLALNAAIEAARAGEQGRGFAVVADEVRALAERTTKATKEIGTMIKAIQHETKGAVAIMEQGVQEVERGTAEASESGKALEEILEQVGTVTMQVNQIATAAEQQTATTTEISGNIQQITDVVHDTARGAQETAAAARQLSNLSDELQQLIGQFHLAS
- the extH gene encoding selenite/tellurite reduction operon rhodanese-like protein ExtH, yielding MVNQAWKKGRILLASMIGVLALTMLTLWGCGGGGGSSYDNPASSAVTTKTASALIDAETLKGWVDAGLVNKALGSYDRVVILDISADATDNRGTVETTDDVKYNLYNTVGHIPGAQLISAGSNAFKAERAEGPLNKNGEMVCTGETIDALIQNAGIDGNTTIVLTSNAASATGAINVARAYTTFRYWGFPKNRLKVLNGGNAAWDAAYDLTMVVPTIKKSTYGVAQNGTTNINTDVRVSLSEMIQYVKGIAAGNADKVTIIDTVRGSATVLNATVSGPTSDLLDSTKFTPVDGAVKGSFSYFAPRMLTSGMYFKDAAQIRADLVAAFGTAGTEESKLGEAGLDGTKTFISLCRAGNYASIGYFILDGIAYYNSTVDVKWYDGSLGQWNLMAAKDAANPTRGGQLAVGSIWDTTLLMDNLTWNVDAPRSKTIIDYASRVYVVEPTYEEGNQIENTDKAYRSTVSGSTSGGGASAGGNC